Below is a genomic region from Deltaproteobacteria bacterium.
TTTTCGAACCTTCGGCGTAATACGGCCGGATGTTGATATTCACAAAGGCCCATTTGTATTTCGAGGCGATTTCGCTACAGAGTCGATTGACCTCGTCATAGGTTCCATGGATGCCGACGACATTGGCCCCGAAGATCAGAGTTCCCAAGACCTTTCCATGTTCCAGGTCGTAAGGGATAAAAACGTAACTTTTCATTCCGGCGTTGGCGGCATTGGCGGCGACTGAATTGGCAAGATTCCCTGTCGAGGCGCAGGCGGCGACCTTGAATCCAAACTCGAGCGCCTTTGAAAGGGCAACTGAGACGACACGGTCTTTAAAGGAAAGGGTTGGATAGCTGACCGCATCGTTTTTGATCCAGAGTTCCTTGAGACCGATCGCCTCCGCGAGATTTTTGGCCCGAATCAGCGGAGTAAAGCCGGCCTTGACCCCGACAGTTGGTTCGCCATCGATCGGAAGAAGCTCACGGTATCGCCACATCGAACCCTCGCGGGATTCGATTTTTTTTCGTGAGAGGGTTTTTTTGATGCGGCTGTAATCGTATGTCGCCTCCAAAGGGCCGAAGCAGTATTCGCAGACGTGGGTCGGTGCCACGGGATAGGCATGGCCACATTCGCGACATTTCAACCCCTTCACAAAAGACATTTCTTATCCTTTTCTCTCTGCAAAAAATTTGTCGAGACTGAAGTATCTCTCTCCCCGATCAGGAAAAATCGTAACGATGCGTTTGTTGGGCCCAAGTTTTTTGGCCACCTTTCGTGCCGCCACCATCGCTGCCCCCGAAGAGATGCCGACCAGGATCCCTTCTTTTCTCGCAATTTCCAGCGAACCCTCGAACGCCTCGTTATCGGATACAACGATAATCTCGTCAATAAGCTCCCGGTTGAGAATCGGAGGGATAAAGCCGGTACCGATCCCCTGAATCTTGTGAGAGCCTGTCTTTCCTTGAGAAAGCAGAGGCGCCGAGGCCGGTTCGACCGCGATTATCTTGGCCCCCTTTTTCTTAAAGTAACCACCAACCCCCATCATGCTTCCTCCTGTCCCGACACAGGCGACGACGGCATCGACAGGGAGTGCCAGTGCCGTATCAATTTCCGGGGCGGTTGATTCCTCGTGGGCCAAAAGGGTCAGGGGATTTTCGAATTGGTTAATGAGGAAGCCTTTTCGCTCCTCGGCGATCTTTCTCGCCCGATCGATCGCCCCACGGATCGCCTTTTCTGCTGGTGTCAGATGGACCTCGGCCCCATACCCCTCGAGGATCTTTCGTCTCTCGAGGCTGTAATTTTCCGGCATCGTGAGAATCACTTTGTATTTTTTGATTCCACCGATATAGGCGAGGGCGATCCCGGAGTTCCCTGTTGTCCCAGCAACGAGCGTATTCCCCTTTTTGATGAGACCTTTATTTTCGGCATCGGTTAAGATCTTGAAGATCACGCGATCCTTGAGAGACCCTCCCGGGTTGAAGCATTCCAGCTTTGCGAAGACCTGTGCCGATCCGGTTGGGAGGCATCGTTTGAGTGGAACAAGTGGTGTATGTCCGATCGCCTCGAGCAGGGTTTCCATCTTTTTGCCAATACCTTAAGGGACGACAAAAAGTCGACTGTCTGTTTTTCCTCATAACTCCCCTCAAATGATTCAGCGATTCTCGAGCCCCCTCTTATTTTTAAGAGGGGGACCAGGATCTCTTTAGGGGATGCCACGGGATCAATTCCGTGGTGCAATGAAAAAAAGAAATTCCTGCAGAATTACAAATGGTTATCCTAGATTCTTGTCTTTACAGGTCATAATTTTTCGGATAAATTACGAGATATGCCGATTCTGAAACTGGAAAAAG
It encodes:
- a CDS encoding threonine synthase, translated to MSFVKGLKCRECGHAYPVAPTHVCEYCFGPLEATYDYSRIKKTLSRKKIESREGSMWRYRELLPIDGEPTVGVKAGFTPLIRAKNLAEAIGLKELWIKNDAVSYPTLSFKDRVVSVALSKALEFGFKVAACASTGNLANSVAANAANAGMKSYVFIPYDLEHGKVLGTLIFGANVVGIHGTYDEVNRLCSEIASKYKWAFVNINIRPYYAEGSKTIFFETMEQLGWKLPRHVVVPMASGSLLTKVSKSIEEFYNLDLIQTKKCKVHGAQATGCSPISAALKEGWDLFKPVKPHTVAKSLAIGNPADGFYAMQAIRKSGGWSDDVSDEDIIDSMKLLAETEGIFTETAGGVTLGVTRKLVKQGRIKEDESVVILITGNGLKTQEAVRDHLRAPDIIDAKLEEFDRLMK
- the cysK gene encoding cysteine synthase A, with product METLLEAIGHTPLVPLKRCLPTGSAQVFAKLECFNPGGSLKDRVIFKILTDAENKGLIKKGNTLVAGTTGNSGIALAYIGGIKKYKVILTMPENYSLERRKILEGYGAEVHLTPAEKAIRGAIDRARKIAEERKGFLINQFENPLTLLAHEESTAPEIDTALALPVDAVVACVGTGGSMMGVGGYFKKKGAKIIAVEPASAPLLSQGKTGSHKIQGIGTGFIPPILNRELIDEIIVVSDNEAFEGSLEIARKEGILVGISSGAAMVAARKVAKKLGPNKRIVTIFPDRGERYFSLDKFFAERKG